The sequence below is a genomic window from Streptomyces sp. B21-105.
CCCGCAGCGGGTTCTCGACGGCGTACAGGTCGGTGATCCTGCGCTGGGCCAGCGCGCCCAGCGGGTCCTTCGACGGGTTCTGCGGCGCGTCGACGGGCCACCACACGACGACCGGCGCGTCCGGCAGCAGCAGCGGCAGCACGACGGAGTCGGCGTGGTCGGAGACCTCGCCGTAGGTCCGCAGCACGACCGTCTCGCCGGTGCCGGCCTCCGAGCCGACCCGGACCTCGGCGTCCAGCCGCGACAGGGTGCGCTCGCGCGGGGTCCGGGCGTGCCGCTTGATGACGACGAGGGTGCGCGAGGGATGCTCGTGCGAGGCCTCCTCGGCCGCCTTGATCGCGTCGTAGGCGTTCTCCTCGTCCGTGACGATGACCATCGTCAGGACCATGCCCACGGCCGGTGTGCCGATGGCGCGGCGGCCCTTCACCAGCGCCTTGTTGATCTTGCTTGCAGTGGTGTCGGTCAGGTCGATCTTCATGGCCTGCGCCAGCTCCGTCCGTCTCGTGCGAGCATCTCGTCGGCTTCCTCGGGTCCCCAGCTGCCCGAGGGGTACTGCGCGGGCCTGCCGTGCCGTGCCCAGTACTCCTCGATCGGGTCGAGGATCTTCCAGGACTCTTCCACTTCCTGGTGGCGCGGGAACAGGTTGGCGTCGCCGAGCAGCACGTCCAGGATGAGGCGTTCGTACGCCTCGGGACTGGACTCGGTGAAGGACTCGCCGTAGGCGAAGTCCATCGTGACGTCCCGGATCTCCATGGAGGTGCCGGGCACCTTGGAGCCGAAGCGGACCGTGATGCCCTCGTCGGGCTGGACCCGGATGACGATGGCGTTCGCGCCGAGCTCCTCGGTGGCCGTGGAGTCGAAGGGGGAGTGCGGGGCCCGCTGGAAGACGACCGCGATCTCGGTCACGCGCCGGCCGAGGCGCTTGCCGGTGCGCAGGTAGAACGGGACGCCCGCCCAACGCCGGTTGTCGACGTTCAGCTTCACCGCGGCGAACGTGTCCGTCGTGGACGACGGGTCGATGCCGTCCTCATCGAGGTAGCCGCGCACCCTCTCACCGCCCTGCCAGGCAGCCGCGTACTGCGCCCGCACGGTGTGCAGGCCCAGGTCGTCGGGCAGCTTCACGGACCGCAGGACCTTGAGCTTCTCGGTGAGCAGCGAGGAGGCGTCGAAGGAGGCCGGCTCCTCCATGGCGGTCAGTGCCATCAGCTGGAGGAGGTGGTTCTGGATGACGTCACGGGCCGAGCCGATCCCGTCGTAGTAGCCGGCCCGGCCGCCGATGCCGATGTCCTCGGCCATGGTGATCTGCACGTGGTCCACGAACGACCGGTTCCAGATCGGCTCGAACATGGTGTTCGCGAAGCGGAGCGCCAGAATGTTCTGGACGGTCTCCTTGCCCAGGTAGTGGTCGATGCGGAAGACCTGGTCGGGTTCGAACACGTCGTGCACCACCGCGTTGAGCTCCTGAGCGCTCGCCAGGTCGCGCCCGAACGGCTTCTCGATGACCGCGCGCCGCCAGGAGCCCTCCGGCGCCTTCGCCAGCCCGTGCTTCTTGAGCTGCTCGACCACCTTGGGGAAGAACTTCGGCGGCACGGAGAGGTAGAAGGCGAAGTTGCCGCCGGTGCCCCGGGACGCGTCCAGCTCCTCCACGGCCGTCTTGAGCTGCTTGAACGCCGTGTCGTCGTCGAAGTCGCCGGGGATGAACCGCATGCCCTCGGCGAGCTGCTGCCAGACCTCCTCGCGGAACGGGGTGCGGGCGTGCTCGCGCACCGCGTCGTGGACGATCTGCGCGAAGTCCTCGTCCTCCCAGTCACGGCGGGCGAAGCCGACGAGCGAGAAGCCCGGCGGGAGCAGCCCGCGGTTGGCGAGGTCGTACACCGCGGGCATCAGTTTCTTGCGGGACAGGTCGCCCGTCACCCCGAAGATGACGAGGCCGGACGGGCCCGCGATGCGGGGCAGGCGCCGGTCGCGGGGGTCCCTCAGAGGGTTCTCCCAGGCCGCGCCGAGACTGCTGCTGCTCATTCCGCGTCAACTCCCTTGATCGTCGGCGGCTTCGAGACCGTGTCCAGAGGGTTCTGCCACGCCGCCCCGGACTCGGCGACGCCCTCGTACTCCAACCGGGTGACCACCTCGTCGCGGGAGATGCCCGGCGGCGGCCGGTGGTC
It includes:
- the opcA gene encoding glucose-6-phosphate dehydrogenase assembly protein OpcA, which translates into the protein MKIDLTDTTASKINKALVKGRRAIGTPAVGMVLTMVIVTDEENAYDAIKAAEEASHEHPSRTLVVIKRHARTPRERTLSRLDAEVRVGSEAGTGETVVLRTYGEVSDHADSVVLPLLLPDAPVVVWWPVDAPQNPSKDPLGALAQRRITDLYAVENPLRALETRMSSYAPGDTDLAWTRLTPWRSMLAAALDQARVPIVSGAVEAEADNPAAELLARWLEARLKVTIDRVVTDGPVVTAVRLGTADGDIVIDRPEGPLATLTLPGQPSRTLALKVRTTSELIAEELRRLDADEMYAIALRGEGTKETPAHV
- the zwf gene encoding glucose-6-phosphate dehydrogenase → MSSSSLGAAWENPLRDPRDRRLPRIAGPSGLVIFGVTGDLSRKKLMPAVYDLANRGLLPPGFSLVGFARRDWEDEDFAQIVHDAVREHARTPFREEVWQQLAEGMRFIPGDFDDDTAFKQLKTAVEELDASRGTGGNFAFYLSVPPKFFPKVVEQLKKHGLAKAPEGSWRRAVIEKPFGRDLASAQELNAVVHDVFEPDQVFRIDHYLGKETVQNILALRFANTMFEPIWNRSFVDHVQITMAEDIGIGGRAGYYDGIGSARDVIQNHLLQLMALTAMEEPASFDASSLLTEKLKVLRSVKLPDDLGLHTVRAQYAAAWQGGERVRGYLDEDGIDPSSTTDTFAAVKLNVDNRRWAGVPFYLRTGKRLGRRVTEIAVVFQRAPHSPFDSTATEELGANAIVIRVQPDEGITVRFGSKVPGTSMEIRDVTMDFAYGESFTESSPEAYERLILDVLLGDANLFPRHQEVEESWKILDPIEEYWARHGRPAQYPSGSWGPEEADEMLARDGRSWRRP